The following are encoded in a window of Lacinutrix sp. WUR7 genomic DNA:
- a CDS encoding CARDB domain-containing protein — translation MKNLTTLGFFFLQLFVLGQSANEISQRYYSDSEYKYFQFQDITSDYGPRASNHNFHGGLDVNDNSYGIPFVVDFTSTVEKIECGSTGLKSILFSNGIGYRHIFSGNSGDCPNNINDSTFSVNGFYFVNYNSSTNPKYAIITPYGKAFAEIGGDNFNFLGNPYTTTNSVIPNDIIAPIGNSGSYINSNGQEVSYHTHLHIQKTQSFTPTNGSLWSDVNSDNVLAEFNYQNNPFFNGGYSISLESQNGSTFSNVRGNNNYPIKAKVTFANPGTILNSSSQQRYLYCVFDPELIELELKPSDGNYSIIQGVNNWAEISYGGNGSTPIPSNVGGSGSQYLGNWTNTGVEPKAYGSGSYDDYYFTQFIPRVTNGGQDAQLSNLARYPDGNYHLRAVLTDVQDQEHFSEEAPIIIDNFNPHIKNVEVTFSAQEVYNKGWELNSQSNGLELTGVEAQYQINPGDQFDLVVTASEPMLFVRVKVDDPSTGFTNMVGSPDGKSWGLSMFYTGTINETDLVFQGEDINGNSILGTNQIEILSEHPIPNSSGRQASSNNTLIEDRSHKLNSSRCSVTANAGSNVTIQNGESTTLQGSGGTSCSWSPSTGLSNPNSCTPTATPSQTTIYTLTVTENGCTDTDQVTITVDGTTGGNPPPNDDCNNATTLTSNTSCNYTNGTVEDATPSVGANSCLGCECESPDDYDVYYKFTAIATSHTVTVGNYASNFDAVIELRTSCSSGSSNYIGCYDPIGAPSSVSETWNGLTIGQTYYIRVFEWNYQGSPPSTDTFKICVTHQETNTNGIDLVSNITGTSNNNPDVGDTITIDYTVTNNGDEATQFWLTPNIYLSTDTILNGSDDNMGSELIPQTIAPNETISLSTEISIPNVVDGQYYLVTDPDPVDIINESNENNNLDFYPIQIGDVVQNGPDLDVRRVRAVPDIDLVPGQEVELEILIENEGTEDVNDFEVLVFLDIDDDGDPDTNELMGTFTFNGLDVDEDETVFEEFDLPTYIPSAGTYDLIVFADSDNQINEPNENNNYDDDRVTIALASSNTDDVTILNESVTQTNVNAGGTINVAANHIYLGNQTSSDLPTLTLGYFLSTDCNFSYAEDVFLDDDTSNLGINNPNIDEDNILTIPPATPSGTYYILFVADSENLINEGSLENNNVACVEITINGTSTPEGDIFITDETCNPYNVMIGSEVEVFANMNYSGIQLNADLPSIEVFYFLSTDCVLSNDDILVSDDGISLGSDLPVNDVTESIELPNNLNPGTYYIITRVDVENGVYETNENNNISCVEFNLFSANSNYQDVTLSYPFVDVTEANLGDQIYISVFQNYTGYQTDTEISSPRVYYYLSTDCILDSNDYYLEDDPSGIGSDDPSEFEYENVTIPSDISIGNYYILFVADAEDIIVESNENNNLECIPITITDDTLGIIDNELNNHIKIYPNPVKDILTINLGENHSKVNIKIHNVLGQKVMNYEFENKQVLEINTSSFSNGMYFLNIKTDDNKTKEFKIIKE, via the coding sequence ATGAAAAATCTAACAACATTAGGCTTTTTTTTCTTACAACTTTTTGTTTTAGGGCAATCAGCAAATGAAATAAGTCAACGTTATTATTCAGATTCAGAGTACAAGTATTTTCAATTTCAAGATATCACATCTGACTATGGCCCAAGAGCAAGTAATCATAATTTCCATGGTGGGCTTGATGTAAATGACAATAGCTACGGAATTCCATTTGTAGTAGATTTCACCAGCACTGTTGAAAAAATTGAGTGTGGTTCAACTGGTTTAAAAAGTATACTTTTTTCAAATGGTATTGGTTACAGACATATTTTCTCTGGTAATTCAGGTGATTGTCCTAATAATATAAATGACTCAACATTTAGTGTAAATGGCTTCTATTTTGTCAACTATAATAGTTCGACAAATCCAAAGTATGCAATTATCACACCATATGGAAAAGCTTTTGCTGAAATTGGTGGGGATAATTTTAACTTTTTGGGTAATCCTTATACAACCACTAATTCAGTAATACCCAATGATATTATAGCTCCTATTGGTAATTCAGGTTCTTACATAAACAGTAACGGTCAAGAAGTTAGTTATCATACACATTTACATATTCAAAAAACTCAAAGCTTTACACCTACTAACGGAAGTCTATGGAGTGATGTAAATTCTGATAATGTATTAGCCGAATTTAATTATCAAAACAATCCTTTTTTTAACGGAGGTTACAGCATAAGTTTAGAGAGCCAAAACGGTTCTACTTTTTCTAATGTCAGAGGTAACAATAACTACCCTATTAAAGCAAAAGTTACATTTGCAAATCCTGGCACTATATTAAATAGCTCAAGTCAGCAGAGATATCTATATTGTGTTTTTGACCCAGAACTAATTGAATTGGAATTAAAACCCAGTGATGGTAACTATTCAATAATACAGGGTGTTAATAATTGGGCAGAAATATCGTATGGTGGTAACGGTAGCACACCAATACCTAGTAATGTAGGTGGTAGTGGAAGTCAATATCTTGGTAATTGGACTAATACAGGAGTTGAACCAAAAGCATACGGTTCAGGTAGCTACGATGATTACTATTTCACACAGTTCATTCCAAGAGTAACAAACGGCGGACAAGATGCTCAATTAAGCAACTTAGCAAGATATCCTGACGGAAATTATCATTTAAGAGCAGTCTTAACAGATGTACAAGACCAAGAGCATTTTTCAGAAGAGGCTCCTATAATCATTGATAATTTTAATCCACATATCAAGAATGTTGAAGTTACTTTTAGTGCACAGGAAGTTTATAACAAAGGTTGGGAATTAAATTCTCAAAGTAATGGGCTAGAGTTAACAGGTGTTGAAGCTCAATATCAAATTAATCCAGGTGACCAATTTGATTTAGTAGTTACAGCAAGTGAACCAATGTTATTTGTTAGAGTCAAAGTAGACGACCCATCCACTGGTTTTACAAATATGGTGGGCTCACCAGATGGAAAAAGTTGGGGTCTGTCTATGTTTTATACAGGCACAATAAATGAAACAGATTTGGTATTCCAAGGTGAAGATATTAATGGGAATAGCATTTTGGGTACTAATCAAATTGAAATATTAAGCGAACATCCTATACCAAATAGTTCTGGACGTCAAGCTAGTTCTAACAATACTTTAATTGAAGACCGTTCTCATAAACTCAATTCATCTAGGTGTAGTGTTACCGCAAATGCAGGTTCTAACGTAACCATTCAAAACGGAGAATCAACAACATTACAAGGCTCAGGAGGCACAAGCTGTTCATGGTCGCCATCAACAGGATTAAGTAATCCAAATAGTTGTACGCCAACTGCAACGCCATCGCAAACAACAATATACACATTAACGGTTACAGAAAACGGTTGTACAGACACAGACCAAGTAACCATAACAGTTGATGGCACTACTGGTGGTAATCCACCACCAAATGACGATTGTAATAATGCTACAACTTTAACAAGTAACACTAGTTGTAATTATACAAATGGAACTGTAGAAGATGCTACACCTTCAGTTGGAGCAAATAGCTGTTTAGGTTGTGAATGTGAATCTCCTGACGATTATGATGTGTATTATAAATTTACAGCAATAGCTACAAGTCATACTGTTACAGTTGGAAATTACGCTAGTAATTTTGATGCAGTGATTGAATTACGAACATCATGTTCATCTGGTTCTAGCAACTATATTGGTTGTTACGACCCAATTGGAGCTCCGTCTTCTGTAAGTGAAACATGGAATGGTTTAACTATAGGACAAACGTATTACATAAGAGTTTTTGAATGGAACTACCAAGGTTCTCCTCCAAGTACTGACACTTTTAAAATTTGTGTAACACATCAAGAAACCAATACTAATGGTATAGATTTAGTAAGTAATATAACAGGTACAAGTAATAATAATCCAGATGTTGGGGATACTATTACTATTGATTATACTGTTACTAATAATGGAGATGAAGCTACTCAATTTTGGTTAACTCCTAATATATATTTATCTACGGATACTATCTTGAATGGTTCAGATGATAATATGGGAAGTGAACTAATTCCACAAACAATTGCTCCAAATGAAACCATTTCTCTTTCAACTGAAATATCAATACCTAATGTAGTTGATGGTCAATACTATCTTGTAACAGACCCAGACCCAGTAGATATAATTAATGAAAGTAATGAAAATAACAATCTAGATTTCTATCCAATACAAATAGGTGATGTAGTGCAAAACGGACCTGATTTAGATGTGAGAAGGGTAAGAGCTGTTCCAGATATAGACCTTGTTCCAGGTCAAGAAGTCGAACTAGAAATTCTTATTGAGAACGAAGGTACAGAAGATGTTAATGATTTTGAAGTATTAGTGTTTCTTGATATTGATGATGATGGTGATCCAGACACTAATGAACTCATGGGAACATTTACTTTTAATGGATTGGATGTTGATGAAGACGAAACCGTATTTGAAGAATTCGATTTGCCAACTTATATTCCTTCTGCTGGAACTTATGATTTAATTGTTTTTGCTGATAGTGATAATCAAATTAATGAACCAAATGAAAACAATAATTATGATGATGACAGAGTGACTATTGCACTTGCTAGTTCTAATACAGATGATGTAACTATCTTAAATGAATCTGTAACGCAAACAAATGTTAATGCAGGAGGTACTATTAATGTAGCTGCAAACCATATTTATCTGGGTAATCAAACCTCAAGTGATTTACCTACATTAACTTTAGGGTATTTCCTCTCAACGGATTGTAATTTTAGCTATGCAGAGGATGTGTTTTTAGATGATGACACTTCTAACCTAGGCATAAATAATCCAAATATTGATGAAGATAATATTCTAACTATTCCACCAGCAACACCTTCTGGCACGTATTACATTCTTTTTGTAGCAGATAGTGAAAATCTAATTAATGAAGGTTCTTTAGAAAATAATAATGTTGCGTGTGTTGAAATAACAATAAATGGCACAAGTACACCAGAAGGAGATATTTTTATTACAGATGAAACATGTAATCCTTATAATGTGATGATAGGCAGTGAAGTTGAGGTTTTTGCTAATATGAATTATTCTGGAATTCAACTTAATGCAGATTTACCAAGTATAGAGGTTTTCTATTTCTTATCTACTGATTGCGTTTTGAGTAACGATGATATATTAGTAAGTGATGATGGTATTAGTCTAGGGTCTGACTTACCAGTTAATGATGTTACTGAGTCCATAGAACTACCAAATAATTTAAATCCTGGAACTTATTATATTATTACTAGAGTAGATGTGGAAAATGGAGTTTATGAGACCAATGAAAACAACAATATTTCATGTGTTGAATTTAATTTGTTTTCAGCAAATTCTAACTACCAAGATGTTACATTAAGTTATCCTTTTGTAGATGTTACTGAAGCAAATTTAGGAGACCAAATTTATATTTCTGTTTTTCAGAACTATACAGGATATCAAACAGATACAGAAATTAGTAGTCCTAGAGTATATTACTACCTATCAACAGATTGCATTTTAGATAGCAACGATTATTATCTTGAAGATGACCCATCAGGTATTGGTAGTGATGACCCTTCTGAGTTTGAGTATGAAAATGTAACAATACCTAGTGATATAAGTATTGGAAATTATTATATCCTTTTTGTTGCGGATGCTGAAGATATTATTGTAGAAAGCAATGAAAATAATAATCTTGAATGTATTCCTATTACAATTACAGATGATACTTTAGGAATAATTGATAATGAATTAAACAATCATATTAAAATATACCCTAATCCTGTTAAAGATATTTTAACGATTAATCTTGGAGAAAATCATTCTAAGGTTAATATCAAGATTCATAACGTGTTAGGTCAAAAAGTCATGAATTATGAATTTGAAAACAAACAAGTTTTAGAAATAAATACAAGTTCATTTTCTAATGGTATGTACTTTTTAAATATAAAGACAGATGATAATAAAACGAAAGAATTTAAGATCATTAAAGAATAA